A window from Rana temporaria chromosome 8, aRanTem1.1, whole genome shotgun sequence encodes these proteins:
- the LOC120946907 gene encoding olfactory receptor 1019-like gives MNTSSVMDFTFKGLTDNTQLNIPLFIIFLHIYFTTVIGNVGLISLNIMDTHLHKPMYLFLSNLSFVDLTYSSSVTPKMLRDFLSTTKTISFLGCAIQMYVFGSFATVECLLLGIMAYDRYVAICIPLMYQVHMSSILCLRMLVATYCGGFLNSLVHTVFVFRLNFCTTNIIDHFFCDIPPLLKLSCSDVSMNLAVLIILGGLVTAGSIILIFVSYTNIILAILRIRSTQGRYKAFNTCASHMTVVSLLYGTVLFMYFRPSTSYALQQDRVASVFYSIVIPMLNPLIYSLRNSEVKEALGRIF, from the coding sequence ATGAATACGAGTTCTGTGATGGATTTTACCTTCAAGGGGCTCACTGACAACACTCAACTCAACATTCCATTGTTCATAATATTTCTTCATATTTATTTTACAACTGTAATTGGTAATGTTGGCCTCATCTCCCTAAATATAATGGACACACATCTACATAAGCCCATGTACTTGTTTCTGAGCAATCTTTCCTTTGTGGATCTCACATATTCTTCGTCAGTCACCCCTAAAATGTTAAGGGACTTTTTAAGTACAACCAAGACCATCTCTTTTCTTGGCTGTGCCATCCAGATGTATGTCTTTGGATCCTTTGCTACAGTTGAATGTCTTCTTCTGGGAATCATGGCCTATGATCGCTATGTGGCCATCTGTATTCCATTGATGTATCAGGTCCACATGAGTAGTATCTTGTGTCTCCGAATGTTGGTTGCTACCTATTGTGGAGGTTTTTTGAATTCTCTTGTGCACACAGTTTTCGTTTTCCGTCTTAACTTTTGCACGACCAACATTATTGATCATTTTTTCTGTGACATTCCACCGCTCCTTAAGCTGTCCTGTTCTGATGTGTCCATGAACTTAGCTGTTCTGATTATTTTAGGTGGCCTGGTCACCGCGGGCAGCATCATACTGATCTTTGTCTCCTACACCAACATTATACTGGCCATTCTGAGAATCCGGTCAACCCAGGGAAGATACAAGGCTTTTAACACTTGTGCTTCTCATATGACTGTTGTCAGTCTTCTATATGGAACTGTCCTCTTTATGTATTTTCGTCCTTCTACTAGCTATGCCTTGCAGCAAGACCGGGTTGCTTCTGTGTTCTACAGTATAGTTATACCTATGTTAAATCCTCTCATATATAGTCTTAGGAATTCCGAGGTTAAAGAAGCATTAGGGAGAATATTTTAA
- the LOC120946908 gene encoding olfactory receptor 1009-like — MNKSFPMEFILYGLTDKTELNIPLFVMFLFVYITTVVGNAGLISLSIAKKHLHKPMYFFLSNLSFVDLVYSSAITPKMLRDFLSKSKTISFLGCAMQMYVFGSFASTECLLLGVMAYDRYVAICSPLQYQVHMGSILCFRMVVVAYFGGFVNSLVHTVPAFHLNFCRSNIIDHFFCDLPPLFKLSCSDISMNVVVLIILAGLVTMSSMTLILVSYTNIVLAIVRIRSAQGRYKAFNTCTSHITAVSIFYGTIFFMYLRPSTSDVLQQDRVASVFYSIVIPMLNPLIYSLRNAEVIEALKRYWKYFRC, encoded by the coding sequence ATGAATAAGAGTTTTCCAATGGAATTTATTCTCTATGGACTTACTGACAAGACTGAACTCAACATTCCATTGTTTGTCATGTTtctgtttgtttacatcacaACTGTGGTTGGCAATGCTGGCCTTATTTCTCTGAGTATAGCAAAGAAGCATCTTCATAAACCCATGTACTTCTTTCTGAGCAATCTTTCCTTTGTGGACCTTGTGTATTCTTCTGCAATCACCCCTAAAATGCTGAGGGACTTTCTGAGTAAATCAAAAACCATCTCTTTTCTTGGCTGTGCCATGCAAATGTACGTCTTTGGGTCCTTTGCAAGCACCGAATGTCTTCTTCTAGGAGTCATGGCCTACGATCGCTATGTGGCCATCTGTAGTCCACTGCAGTACCAGGTCCACATGGGCAGTATCTTGTGTTTCCGCATGGTGGTTGTTGCTTACTTTGGAGGTTTTGTGAATTCTCTTGTGCACACAGTTCCTGCTTTCCATCTTAACTTTTGCAGATCCAACATTATTGATCATTTCTTTTGTGACCTTCCACCACTCTTTAAGCTGTCCTGCTCTGATATATCAATGAATGTAGTTGTTCTGATTATTTTAGCTGGCCTTGTTACCATGAGCAGTATGACACTTATCCTTGTCTCATACACCAACATTGTCTTGGCCATTGTGAGGATACGATCAGCCCAGGGTAGATACAAGGCTTTTAACACGTGTACTTCTCATATTACTGCTGTCAGCATCTTCTATGGGACTATCTTCTTTATGTATCTTCGCCCTTCAACTAGCGATGTCTTACAGCAGGATCGTGTGGCTTCTGTGTTCTACAGTATAGTCATACCTATGTTAAATCCATTGATATACAGTTTGAGGAATGCTGAGGTTATAGAAGCATTAAAACGTTATTGGAAATATTTTAGATGTTAA